The Flavobacteriales bacterium genome contains the following window.
TCTTGCTCCTCGCCGGCAGTGCCGCGATCCGTTCCTCTGCTCGGGCCAAGCACTTGCGCGCAAGCGGGCACTTCCCGCACTGCGGTTGTTTGGGCGTGCAGACCGTCGCCCCCAACTCCATCACAGCTTGGTTGTGATCGCCCGGGCGGTCGGGATCGATGAGTGCGTTGGCCAGTTCCTGGAATTGGCGCTTGCCGGAGGACGAATCGATGGGCGTGCCGATACCGAACACACGGGCCAACACCCGGTAAACATTGCCGTCCACCACGGCTTCAGGTTCGCCGAAGCAGATGCTGGCGATGGCCGCTGCCGTATAGTCGCCAACACCCTTCAAGGTCCGGAGTTCGGTGTGCGTTCCAGGGAAACGACCAGCAAACCGATCGACCACTTGTTGGGCGGCCATCCTCAGGTTCCGGGCCCGGCTGTAGTAACCAAGCCCTTGCCATTCCTTAAGCACATCGGCCTCACTGGCTTTGGACAGGGCCGTCACGTTCGGCCATCGCTTAACGAACCGCTCCCAATAGGCGGTGCCTTGGTCCACGCGGGTCTGCTGCAAAATCACCTCGCTGAGCCACACCCGGTAGGGGTCTTTGGTCCGGCGCCAGGGAAGGTCGCGGTGGTGGGCGGCATACCATGGCTGAAGGGCCCGTGTGAACCAGCGCAACGAAGCCCTGTCCTTACCGTTTCCCGGTTGTGCTGCACTTGGCAAGTGCGAACGGCTTGACATTGAGGCACAAAGATGGGTTGCGGGCTTGGGTTGTCCGGCTATATTCGCAGCCCCTTTTCGGGGACCTAGTCATGACAAAGGCCGATCTCATCGCCCTCATCAGCAAGCGCACCGGCATCGAGCGCGAGGTGGTAACCGTGACCGTTGAGGCGTTCATGGACCAAGTGCGCACGAGCCTTGAACAGGGCGAGGACGTGCATATGCGCGGCTTCGGCAGCTTCCTGGTGAAGCATCGTGCGCAGAAGACCGGCCGTCTCCTGCCGCAGAACACGCCCATCATCATTCCGGCGCACGATGCGCCTGCTTTCAAGCCCGCCGAAAGCTGGGTGGAGAGCATGAAGACCAAGACAACCAAGTAGTGATGGCGCTCGGGGGCAAACAATGGATGATGATCGGTGCGGCCGCAGTGGTCGGCGCCGCGTTGTTCCTGCTGCCACGTTCGCCGAAGGCCAACACGGCCGGTGTTGCCCCGGAGATGAGCGAACGCAACAGTGCAGCCCCGAGCACCGACCAGCGCGTGGCGGAAGCGGCAGTGCTCGTTCAGAGCGAGAACCCGATGGCCGGGATCATGGCCTTGCGCGCCATCCTTCAGGAGGACAGCAACAATGTGGAAGCGCACTGGCAGCTCGGCCTGTTCAGCGTGCAAAGCGGCCAGTTGGACAAGGCCGTTGCGCGCTTTGAAAAGGTGACGGCTTTGGAGCCCACGCGCGCTGATGCGTGGCTGGCCTTGGCCAAGGCGCACGCTGCAATGGGGAACGCACCCGCTGCAACGGAGGCCATCAACAAGTACAAGACAATGGTGACGGATGCCGCAGCGCTCGCCGCGGCCGATGCGATCATCAACGGGAACACGAACGAAAAGAAGTAGAACACATGCCCTGCGGTAAGAAGAGGAAGCGTCACAAGATGGCCACCCACAAGCGCAAGAAGCGCCTGCGGAAGAACCGTCACAAGAAGAAGATCCGGTAGGACCTTCGGTGATGGTTGAGTGCCCGGTGATGAGCTGGGTCCACGGCCCCAGTGCGGCCCGGCTTGCCGGAGCCGTCCACATGTCACACACCATAACGTCGCGCTTTTGAGCATCGACCTGATCATCAAGTCGAGCCCTTCCGAAACGGCCATCGCCGTTGTGAAGGACAAGCTTCTCACGGGCCTGCATCGCGAAAAGAGCGATCGCGGGTTCGCGGTTGGCGACGTCTACCTGGCCAAGATCCGCAAGGTGGCCCCTGGCCTCAATGCGGCCTTCGTGGACGTGGGGCACGAGAAGGACGCCTTCCTCCACTACTATGACCTGGGCCCGCAGTTCAAGAACAGTTACCGCTTCACCAAGGCAGCGGTGAGCGGCAGCCTCAACAGCAGCATGCTGGAAGGCTGGAAGATGGACCCCGACATCCCGAAGGAGGGCAAGTTGCAGGATGTGGTGAGCGCCAGCCAGAGCTTACTGGTGCAGATCGCCAAAGAGCCCATCAGCACCAAGGGCCCACGCCTCAGTGCCGAGATCACACTGGCCGGGCGTTACATGGTGCTGGTACCCTTCATCCAGAAGATCAGCATCAGCAGCCGTATCACCGACGAGGAGGAGCGGAAGCGCCTCAAGCAGACCATCAACCAGTTCAAGCCGCAGAACTTCGGTGTCATCGTGCGCACCCAGGCCGAGCACAAGGGCGCGGAAGAACTAGAAGCCGACCTTAAAAGCCTGCTGCAACGCTGGGACGTGCTCTTCCGCAACCTGAAGAGCGCCATGCCGCCCAAAAAGGTGCTCGGCGAACTGGACCGCACCAGTGCCGTGCTCCGCGATCTGGTCAGCGCCGATTTCGCCAACATCCATGTGGACGATGACACGGTGGCCGAGGAGGTGCGGCAGTACCTGGAGGTGAATGCTCCGGAGAAGAAGAACATCGTGAAGCCGTACAAAGGCAAGCTCGACATCTTCGATCACTTCGGCGTCAACAAGCAGATAAAGGCAGCCTTCGGCAGGCACGTATCGCTGCCCAGTGGTGCCTACCTCATCGTGGAGAAGACCGAGGCCATGCACGTCATCGACGTGAACAGCGGCGGTCGCAAGGGCGGCTTGAAGGACCATGAGCAGAACGCGCTCGAAACGAACTTGGAAGCGGCGAAGGAAGTCGCGCGTTTGTTGCGCCTGCGCGACATGGGCGGCATCATCTGCGTGGACTTCATCGATCTCTACGAGCCCGAGAACAGGAAGAAGCTGCACGCCACCTTGAAGGAGGCGATGGAGGACGACAAGGCGAAGCACAACGTGCTTCCCATGAGCAAGTTCGGCGTGGTGGAGATCACCCGCCAGCGCGTGCGCCCCGAAACGGAGATCGTTACCACGGAGAACTGCCCCACCTGCAACGGCACGGGCGAGGTGAAAGCCCCGGTGCTCATCATTGATGAACTGGAGCACGCCCTCCATTACCTGCACGGGGAGAAGAACATGGGCGGGCTCACCGTGGTGGTGCACCCCTTCATACACGCTTACCTCACCAAGGGTCTGTGGAGCAAGCAGCGCCAGTGGTGGTGGCGATGGAAGAAGAGCGTGAAGGTGAAGCCTGAGGGCAGCAGCCAGTACCTCGATTTCAGCATCCAGGACAGCGCCGGCAACGCGATACCGTTATAGTGCGGTGACGCACATGGGGCCGCTTTGCACAGGCGTGCCCACATTTGCCCCATTACGCTCCACAGCTGTGGCCCAAGGTCTTGTCATGCGCTCAACCGGCAGCCGCTACCGCGTGCGTGCCGAGGACGGGTCCGTGCATGATTGCGTGGCCAAGGGCAACCTGCGCATCAAGGGCTACACCAGCACCAACCCCATCGCCGTTGGCGATCGGGTGGAGTTCGAACCGCAGCGCAACGCCGAGGAAGTAGGTGCGGTCACCGCCCTGCACGACCGTAAGAATTACATCGTGCGGCGTAGCGTGAACCTCAGTCATCACAAGCATGTCATTGCGGCCAACCTCGACCAGGCGTTGCTGATGGCCACCGTGGCAAGTCCCCGTACGTCCTGTGGCTTCATCGATCGGTTCCTCGTTACCGCTGAAGCGTACAGTGTGCCATGCGTTCTGCTGTTGAACAAAGTGGATGCGCTTGATGAGGATGAAAGAGCCCTGCTGGAAGAGTACCGCGCAGCGTACGAGTTGGCTGGCTATAGAGTGGTACTGACATCAGCGAGGACCGGAACCGGTGTGCAGGAGGTGAAAGACCTGTTGAAAGGAAAGGTGACCTTGGTGGCCGGTCACAGCGGTGTTGGCAAAAGCACGCTGGTCAACGCCATTGATCCATCGCTCGACCTGGACACGCAGGAGATCAGCGAAGCCAGCGACAAGGGACAGCACACCACCACCTTCGCCGAGATGTTCGAGCTGCAGGCGGATGTGCCCACGTTCATCATCGACACGCCGGGCGTGAAGGGCTTCGGTCTTGTGGACATGACCCCCGACGAGATCGTGGACCAGTTCCCCGAGCTCTTCAAGTTGAAGGGTGAATGCCGCTTCAACGACTGCAAGCACATGAACGAACCGGGCTGCGCGGTGAAGCGTGCGGTGGAAGCAGGTGCCGTGGCAACCAGCCGCTACAGGAGCTACGTCGATATGGTGAACGGCGTGGAGGACGATGGTCCGTACCGCCTTGATTGAACAATCGAAAGATGAAGAAGATCGCAATGACCATGCTCACCACGGCCTTGTTGCTCGTGGCTTGCACCTCCACCAAACCCGTGGCCGATGCGCCCGCCAAAGTGCCCTACGTGCCTTTCGCACTGAGCCAACAGAATGCCGATGCCGTGATCTACCAGCACAGCAGTGCCGAGGTGTACCGCCTCTACCAGCAGTGCTACGAACTGGCCCGCTTACGGCTGGACGCCAACCTGGCCAAACCGCACGTGCTGCCTACGGCGGTCATCGTGGACATCGACGAAACCGTGCTCGACAATTCACCTTACCAAGTGACGAACGTGAACCGTGGCCGCACGTTCAGCAGCGCGACCTGGGCTGAGTGGACCGACAAGGCCTCGGCCAAGGGATCCCCTGGTGCGCTCGACTTCCTCCGGTACGCCAAGAGCCGCGGATGCGAAGTGTTCTACATCAGCAACCGCGACAACAACGAAAAGGCGGCCACCATCAAGAACCTTGCGGCCCTCGGTTTCCCCGATGCCGACGAACGTCATGTGCTGTGCATGGACAAGACCAGCGACAAGACCGTGCGGCGCGCGCAGGTAAAGGCCGGGCACTACATCGCCCTGCTGTGCGGCGATCAACTCCGCGATTTCGATGAATCGTTCAAGGACAGGGGTGCTGACTTCGGGAAGGCGCGCGTGAATGCGATGAACGACACCCTGCGCGACCACTTCATCCTGTTGCCCAACGCCATGTATGGCACCTGGCTCGACGCCGTCGGGGGCAAAGCCGACTCGTTGAAGCTCGACTTGAAACAGAATTACTTCGGCAAGCACGCGTACTGATCATGCGGGCCGTTGTTCAACGGGTGCGCGAAGCAAGCGTGACCATCAGCGGCGAGGAGCGCTCGCGGATCGGGCACGGTCTCCTGGTCTTGTTGGGGATCGAGGTGGCCGACACAACAGAAGACCTGGAGTGGCTTTGCGGCAAGATCGCGCGCATGCGGATCTTCGCTGATGAGGCCGGTCTGATGAACCGCGACATCAACGAAGTCGGTGGCCAGTTGCTGTTGGTGAGCCAGTTCACATTGCACGCCAACACGGCCAAGGGCAATCGCCCCAGCTACATCCGCGCTGCGCGCCCAGAACAGGCCATACCGCTCTACGAAGAAGCCATTGAACGCTTCGAGCAATTGGTGACTTCAGGTGTACGCACCGGGGAGTTCGGTGCCGGAATGAAGGTGGCGTTGATCAACGACGGACCAGTGACGATCATCATCGACAGCAAGCAACGCGAATGAGCAGGACCAAGTCACTTTCAGCGCCCCTAGCGGTGCTCCAGGAGCGTGTGCACGAGTGGGTCACCACTGTCGGAGTGCGCTACTTCGACCCCATGACCAACATGGCCCTGCTCACGGAGGAAGTCGGGGAGGTGGCCCGCATCATGGCGCGCACTTATGGGGAACAGTCCAAGAAGAAGAAGGACAAGGGGGAACTGGGCGAGGAGCTGAGCGATGTGCTCTTCGTGGTGCTGTGCCTGGCCAACCAGACCGGCACAGACCTTCAATCCGCCTTTGACCGGAAGTTCGAGAAGCGGACGAAGCGCGACAAGAAGCGCCACGCGAAGAACAAGAAGTTGCGCTAGGGGAGGAACCGGCTCCGCTCTTCTGGCGTCGGCATCCGGCACGTTTCCTTCTGCCCGAACCACGTGATTCGGTTGCGCGCAACGAAGTCGTACACCATGTTCCGCAGGGGCGCGGGTACAAGGATCAGAATACTCGCCAGTTTCCAGATGCCGCCGAGATCGCGCAGTACGCGCAATGCGGCTCCGCTGCGGGTCCACGTTTTCCCGTTCCGCTGGTACACCACGGTCGTCAGGTTGCTCCCGCGCAGTTCAGCTGGCAGGCGCTCCAGTGCTGTGGTGCCTTGGAGCGGCGTAACGCGAAGAACGCCGTGACGGTCCTCAGCGAACAACAGGTCGACGA
Protein-coding sequences here:
- a CDS encoding D-tyrosyl-tRNA(Tyr) deacylase: MRAVVQRVREASVTISGEERSRIGHGLLVLLGIEVADTTEDLEWLCGKIARMRIFADEAGLMNRDINEVGGQLLLVSQFTLHANTAKGNRPSYIRAARPEQAIPLYEEAIERFEQLVTSGVRTGEFGAGMKVALINDGPVTIIIDSKQRE
- a CDS encoding nucleotide pyrophosphohydrolase; translated protein: MSRTKSLSAPLAVLQERVHEWVTTVGVRYFDPMTNMALLTEEVGEVARIMARTYGEQSKKKKDKGELGEELSDVLFVVLCLANQTGTDLQSAFDRKFEKRTKRDKKRHAKNKKLR
- a CDS encoding HU family DNA-binding protein, which encodes MTKADLIALISKRTGIEREVVTVTVEAFMDQVRTSLEQGEDVHMRGFGSFLVKHRAQKTGRLLPQNTPIIIPAHDAPAFKPAESWVESMKTKTTK
- the rsgA gene encoding ribosome small subunit-dependent GTPase A, encoding MGPLCTGVPTFAPLRSTAVAQGLVMRSTGSRYRVRAEDGSVHDCVAKGNLRIKGYTSTNPIAVGDRVEFEPQRNAEEVGAVTALHDRKNYIVRRSVNLSHHKHVIAANLDQALLMATVASPRTSCGFIDRFLVTAEAYSVPCVLLLNKVDALDEDERALLEEYRAAYELAGYRVVLTSARTGTGVQEVKDLLKGKVTLVAGHSGVGKSTLVNAIDPSLDLDTQEISEASDKGQHTTTFAEMFELQADVPTFIIDTPGVKGFGLVDMTPDEIVDQFPELFKLKGECRFNDCKHMNEPGCAVKRAVEAGAVATSRYRSYVDMVNGVEDDGPYRLD
- a CDS encoding DUF393 domain-containing protein; the encoded protein is MIHAFALEERWLKPTEDRSGVLYFDGVCGLCNSFVDLLFAEDRHGVLRVTPLQGTTALERLPAELRGSNLTTVVYQRNGKTWTRSGAALRVLRDLGGIWKLASILILVPAPLRNMVYDFVARNRITWFGQKETCRMPTPEERSRFLP
- a CDS encoding 5'-nucleotidase, lipoprotein e(P4) family, coding for MKKIAMTMLTTALLLVACTSTKPVADAPAKVPYVPFALSQQNADAVIYQHSSAEVYRLYQQCYELARLRLDANLAKPHVLPTAVIVDIDETVLDNSPYQVTNVNRGRTFSSATWAEWTDKASAKGSPGALDFLRYAKSRGCEVFYISNRDNNEKAATIKNLAALGFPDADERHVLCMDKTSDKTVRRAQVKAGHYIALLCGDQLRDFDESFKDRGADFGKARVNAMNDTLRDHFILLPNAMYGTWLDAVGGKADSLKLDLKQNYFGKHAY
- a CDS encoding tetratricopeptide repeat protein, whose protein sequence is MALGGKQWMMIGAAAVVGAALFLLPRSPKANTAGVAPEMSERNSAAPSTDQRVAEAAVLVQSENPMAGIMALRAILQEDSNNVEAHWQLGLFSVQSGQLDKAVARFEKVTALEPTRADAWLALAKAHAAMGNAPAATEAINKYKTMVTDAAALAAADAIINGNTNEKK
- the mutY gene encoding A/G-specific adenine glycosylase, which produces MSSRSHLPSAAQPGNGKDRASLRWFTRALQPWYAAHHRDLPWRRTKDPYRVWLSEVILQQTRVDQGTAYWERFVKRWPNVTALSKASEADVLKEWQGLGYYSRARNLRMAAQQVVDRFAGRFPGTHTELRTLKGVGDYTAAAIASICFGEPEAVVDGNVYRVLARVFGIGTPIDSSSGKRQFQELANALIDPDRPGDHNQAVMELGATVCTPKQPQCGKCPLARKCLARAEERIAALPARSKKTGVRTRHFNYLVIRTHKGLLMRQRNGKDIWQGLWELPMVETARPGTPAVLRKAFTEQSFGAPITEFKKMHGPVEHVLSHQRIVAVFWECPFALRWKALQDWQAFNRKQLLALPVHRLMERWMSGL
- a CDS encoding Rne/Rng family ribonuclease, producing MSIDLIIKSSPSETAIAVVKDKLLTGLHREKSDRGFAVGDVYLAKIRKVAPGLNAAFVDVGHEKDAFLHYYDLGPQFKNSYRFTKAAVSGSLNSSMLEGWKMDPDIPKEGKLQDVVSASQSLLVQIAKEPISTKGPRLSAEITLAGRYMVLVPFIQKISISSRITDEEERKRLKQTINQFKPQNFGVIVRTQAEHKGAEELEADLKSLLQRWDVLFRNLKSAMPPKKVLGELDRTSAVLRDLVSADFANIHVDDDTVAEEVRQYLEVNAPEKKNIVKPYKGKLDIFDHFGVNKQIKAAFGRHVSLPSGAYLIVEKTEAMHVIDVNSGGRKGGLKDHEQNALETNLEAAKEVARLLRLRDMGGIICVDFIDLYEPENRKKLHATLKEAMEDDKAKHNVLPMSKFGVVEITRQRVRPETEIVTTENCPTCNGTGEVKAPVLIIDELEHALHYLHGEKNMGGLTVVVHPFIHAYLTKGLWSKQRQWWWRWKKSVKVKPEGSSQYLDFSIQDSAGNAIPL